The DNA sequence GCGCACGTCCGGGTAGCCGCGGGCCATCTTGCCGTGGTCGGCGAGCATGCGGCGGCGGTCCTCGTCGGGCAGCAGGTACCAGTCGTAGGAGCGCACGAAGGGGTAGACGCTGACGTAGTCACGGGGCGTCTCGTCGGCGAGGAACGCCGGGATGTGCGAGCGGTTGAACTCGGCGGGGCGGTGCAGCGCCATGTTCGACCAGACCGGCTCCAGGGCGCGGCCCAGCCTGGTGCGACGGAAGAGGTTGTACGCCTCCTGGAGCTGGTCGCTGGTCTCGGCGTGCCACCAGATCATGACGTCGGCGTCGGCGCGCAGCCCGGACACGTCGTACGTGCCGCGGATCGTCACGTCCTTGGCGGCGAGCTGGTCGAACAGCTCCTGGACCTCGTCGGCGTACC is a window from the Streptomyces sp. NBC_00299 genome containing:
- the hemQ gene encoding hydrogen peroxide-dependent heme synthase, whose translation is MSDDASTTESGRIPNKGKLAKDLNEVIRYTLWSVFKLKDVLPEDRAGYADEVQELFDQLAAKDVTIRGTYDVSGLRADADVMIWWHAETSDQLQEAYNLFRRTRLGRALEPVWSNMALHRPAEFNRSHIPAFLADETPRDYVSVYPFVRSYDWYLLPDEDRRRMLADHGKMARGYPDVRANTVASFSLGDYEWILAFEADELYRIVDLMRHLRASEARMHVREEVPFYTGRRKSVAELVAGLA